ACCAGAACTCGCCATCGTGCTCATAGTCGCCGGCCCACAGCGCCTTCAACGCCGGCAGCATTTCGTGCATGTAGCGCCAGCCGTCGGTCTGCTTGAGGCCCGGCTGCATGCGGTCGAACTCACGCTGGTAGGCGCCGGAGCCGATGCCGAACTCCAGCCGGCCACCGCTGATCAGATCGACAAAGGCCGCTTCGCCCGCCAGTTCGATAGGGTGCCAGTAAGGCGCGACGACAACGGCGGTACCCAGTCGAATGCGGTCCGTGTGATCGGCCCACCAGGTCAGGATCGAGAACGGGTTGGGCGCGATGGTCATTTCCAGCGCATGATGCTCGGCGGCCCAGACGATATTGAAACCGCCCTGATCGGCCATCTGCACCATCTCGAGCGTGTGGCGCGCGACCTCGGCCATATCCTGGCTGCCGTCCATGCGTTCCATGTTGATGGCGAGCTGAAATTTCATGGCGATCCCTTTTCCTTCGCAAGGCTCCATTTGGCGTCGGTCCGCTCTAGCCTCATGCGCGTCCTTTGGCCAGTCATTCCGCATGCGCCTTGTCGGAGTCGAACGTCATCGTGCGACGAACTGGCTGCCCAGCGGTTCGTCCGACGTGTTCATCCAGACGGTCTTGGGGCGCGTGTAGTCGTGCATGGCCTGTAGGCCACTCTCGCGGCCATAGCCGGAGCCTTTGACGCCGCCGAACTCGGCGATTGGCGAGACCGCGCGATAGGTGTTGACCCATACGATACCGGCCTTCACCGCACGCGCCATGCGGAGCGATCGCGCGCTGTCACGTGTGAAGATGCCGGCAGCGAGGCCGTGTTTGGTGTCATTGGCAAGGCGAACGGCATCGGCCTCGTCCTTGAACCGAAGGACACTCAGGACTGGCCCGAAGAGTTCGGTATCGACGATCCGGAGATCCTGGCGGGGACAGGCAATGATCGTAGGTTCGTAGTAGAGCCCTTCAAGGTGTTCCGGACGCCTACCACCACAAAGCAGTTGACCACCTTCGCTCTGCGCATGGGCGACTTCGCGTTCAATGTGGTCGAGCTGGGCTTGGGTGCAAAGAGGTCCCATCTGCGTGTCGTCGGCGAGCGGATCGCCTATCACAATCCGACCGGCCTGCTCGACCATATGCTCAAGAAAGGCATCGGCGATTCCGTCCTGCAGATAAAGTCGCGAACCCGCCACGCAGCTCTGGCCTGCCGCGCCGAAAATTCCGGAAACGGCGCCGTTGACGGCACTCTCCAGGTTCACGTCATCGAAAACGATGAAGGGTGACTTGCCGCCGAGCTCCAGCGAGACCTCCGCGAAGTTGTTGGTGGAGTTTTGCAGCACGTGCTGCGCGGCCACCGGGCCGCCGGTGAACGAGATACGCGCAACCAAAGGATGGGAGGTCAGGGCCCGGCCACAAGGATCGCCGTGTCCGGTGACGATGTTGACGACGCCGGGTGGGATGCCTGCCTGATCGATCAAGCGCCCGAACTCCAGCATCGCAGCCGAGGCATGTTCGGACGCCTTCAGCACAATGGTGTTGCCGGCTGCGAGGGCGGGGCCGATCTTGACCGCGCTCAAAAAGAGCTGCGAATTCCACGGTACCACCGCGGCGACAACGCCGAGCGGTTCGCGATCGGTAAAGACGAACATGTCCGGCTTGTCGATCGGCAGCGTTTCGCCGCTCACCTTGTCGGCGCAGCCTGCATAGAAATGGAAGAACTCGGCGATGTATCGGGCCTGCCATCGCGTCTCCTCGAACAGCTTGCCGGTATCGAGCGCTTCGATCCTGCCGAGCTCTTCTGACCGTTCGGCCAGCAGATCGGCCAGACGGCGCAGGCAGTGGCCGCGCTCGGTCGGCGTCATCATCGACCAGGGTCCGTCGTTGAAGGCGCGATCGGCGGCCTGCACCGCGCGGTCGACATCATCGGCAGTCGCCTCGGGAAGACGCGACCAAACCTCGCCGGACGCTGGATTGATGCTGTCGAACGACCCACCGTCTGACGCGTCGACCCACGCGCCATCAATGAGCATTTGATAGGCCTGAACCCCAGTCATGGGACCGTCCTCCGCCACAAGCTGCCTACGAGCGCAATGTGACTGCACGACAATTATTTGTTAAACGAATTATATTGTATATTTAGTTC
This Pseudomonadota bacterium DNA region includes the following protein-coding sequences:
- a CDS encoding aldehyde dehydrogenase; the encoded protein is MTGVQAYQMLIDGAWVDASDGGSFDSINPASGEVWSRLPEATADDVDRAVQAADRAFNDGPWSMMTPTERGHCLRRLADLLAERSEELGRIEALDTGKLFEETRWQARYIAEFFHFYAGCADKVSGETLPIDKPDMFVFTDREPLGVVAAVVPWNSQLFLSAVKIGPALAAGNTIVLKASEHASAAMLEFGRLIDQAGIPPGVVNIVTGHGDPCGRALTSHPLVARISFTGGPVAAQHVLQNSTNNFAEVSLELGGKSPFIVFDDVNLESAVNGAVSGIFGAAGQSCVAGSRLYLQDGIADAFLEHMVEQAGRIVIGDPLADDTQMGPLCTQAQLDHIEREVAHAQSEGGQLLCGGRRPEHLEGLYYEPTIIACPRQDLRIVDTELFGPVLSVLRFKDEADAVRLANDTKHGLAAGIFTRDSARSLRMARAVKAGIVWVNTYRAVSPIAEFGGVKGSGYGRESGLQAMHDYTRPKTVWMNTSDEPLGSQFVAR